Proteins encoded by one window of Cloeon dipterum chromosome 2, ieCloDipt1.1, whole genome shotgun sequence:
- the LOC135937199 gene encoding uncharacterized protein LOC135937199 isoform X2, translating to MRTRTVLVFLFVFSVWTIDCTEPSDRQDTTIPKTKATNSAPDANNNGTATVEKVDPSAAPSTEKPPMVIEGGNAPPKKGDLKKEVAMEPKKKLAEQDEKPDEAYPQKVKPRKGVNFSETVTPIVPESNNCSNSNDTSDKCQNATVTTTLPPLTTSEITPTSTMRPKHHKPNVTDDVPDLQTPAKREDYVIPVVGIIFVIPLIVILGALVYKKGVDLWERRHYRPMDFLIDGIYNNQ from the exons atgagAACTCGTACGGTGCTGGTATTTTTATTCGTCTTCAGCGTGTGGACGATCGACTGCACGGAACCGTCGGACAGGCAGGACACCACGATTCCTAAGACGAAAGCCACGAATTCGGCCCCAGATGCCAACAATAATGGCACCGCCACTGTGGAAAAAGTGGACCCTAGTGCAGCTCCTAGTACAGAAAAGCCACCGATGGTGATAGAAGGGGGCAATGCGCCACCGAAAAAGGGAGATTTGAAGAAGGAGGTGGCCATGGAACCCAAGAAGAAGCTTGCCGAGCAAGATGAAAAGCCTGATGAAGCATATCCACAAAAAGTGAAGCCTCGCAAAGGCGTCAACTTCAGTGAG ACGGTGACTCCGATTGTGCCAGAGAGCAACAATTGCTCCAACTCTAATGACACGTCAGACAAGTGCCAGAATGCGACAGTGACTACGACGCTGCCCCCTCTGACGACGTCGGAGATCACCCCGACAAGCACGATGCGTCCAAAGCACCACAAGCCAAATGTGACAGATGACGTGCCCGATCTGCAGACCCCTGCTAAACGCGAAGACTACGTAATCCCCGTGGTTGGCATTATTTTCGTCATTCCTCTCATTGTGATTCTCGGAGCTCTGGTCTACAAGAAGGGAGTCGATCTGTGGGAACGTAGACACTACCGACCCATGGACTTCCTCATTGATGGCATTTACAACAACCAGTGA
- the LOC135937199 gene encoding uncharacterized protein LOC135937199 isoform X1, with amino-acid sequence MRTRTVLVFLFVFSVWTIDCTEPSDRQDTTIPKTKATNSAPDANNNGTATVEKVDPSAAPSTEKPPMVIEGGNAPPKKGDLKKEVAMEPKKKLAEQDEKPDEAYPQKVKPRKGVNFSEFQTVTPIVPESNNCSNSNDTSDKCQNATVTTTLPPLTTSEITPTSTMRPKHHKPNVTDDVPDLQTPAKREDYVIPVVGIIFVIPLIVILGALVYKKGVDLWERRHYRPMDFLIDGIYNNQ; translated from the exons atgagAACTCGTACGGTGCTGGTATTTTTATTCGTCTTCAGCGTGTGGACGATCGACTGCACGGAACCGTCGGACAGGCAGGACACCACGATTCCTAAGACGAAAGCCACGAATTCGGCCCCAGATGCCAACAATAATGGCACCGCCACTGTGGAAAAAGTGGACCCTAGTGCAGCTCCTAGTACAGAAAAGCCACCGATGGTGATAGAAGGGGGCAATGCGCCACCGAAAAAGGGAGATTTGAAGAAGGAGGTGGCCATGGAACCCAAGAAGAAGCTTGCCGAGCAAGATGAAAAGCCTGATGAAGCATATCCACAAAAAGTGAAGCCTCGCAAAGGCGTCAACTTCAGTGAG TTCCAGACGGTGACTCCGATTGTGCCAGAGAGCAACAATTGCTCCAACTCTAATGACACGTCAGACAAGTGCCAGAATGCGACAGTGACTACGACGCTGCCCCCTCTGACGACGTCGGAGATCACCCCGACAAGCACGATGCGTCCAAAGCACCACAAGCCAAATGTGACAGATGACGTGCCCGATCTGCAGACCCCTGCTAAACGCGAAGACTACGTAATCCCCGTGGTTGGCATTATTTTCGTCATTCCTCTCATTGTGATTCTCGGAGCTCTGGTCTACAAGAAGGGAGTCGATCTGTGGGAACGTAGACACTACCGACCCATGGACTTCCTCATTGATGGCATTTACAACAACCAGTGA
- the LOC135937198 gene encoding death-associated inhibitor of apoptosis 1-like, which translates to MINFKDEFMRLCSYPRYWSAEKSLLALQGFYYSGTDLTIVCAFCQAILNMHQTDIEEVRGKHEDEKCRQGKLEGNEVLGSVNNFKCEKSRLCSFLMNKWNYPVDPNGLASSGFYWTGYYDQVRCEFCGLEVMDWEIGDTGEDAHLTFNPECSFMKGLQVGNVPFEMRNPDEKIARHFFRQRTEAESVKLSPLEHNDELNEAITPSQKAMFPGFAAPVIRLKSFSMWPKGLRPQPNQLADAGFFYTGKGDRVMCFQCGGGLTNWDEHLSPWTEHALWFPSCTFVGIMKGMQFVEQVHQMALEGDIMEDTEDSQDLKNGEKPALKKEDEDKNCRAKNAGENAMMCKLCDENEIQTVSLPCGHMTCCPKCAPKLENCLLCGKNVATSLTIYL; encoded by the exons atgattaatttcaagGACGAGTTCATGCGTTTATGTTCGTATCCGCGCTACTGGAGCGCCGAAAAGAGTTTGCTTGCATTACAAGGCTTCTATTACTCTGGCACCGATTTGACAATCGTGTGTGCTTTTTGCCAG gCAATTTTGAATATGCATCAGACTGACATTGAAGAAGTAAGAGGCAAACACGAAGACGAAAAATGTCGGCAAGGAAAATTGGAAGGAAATGAAGTGCTGGGTTCAGTCAACAATTTCAA GTGTGAAAAGAGCCGCCTTTGCTCATTCTTGATGAATAAGTGGAACTACCCTGTGGACCCGAATGGGCTCGCCTCTTCTGGTTTCTATTGGACGGGCTATTACGATCAAGTGAGGTGCGAATTCTGCGGCCTCGAAGTCATGGACTGGGAAATAG GCGATACAGGAGAAGATGCGCATTTGACTTTCAACCCAGAATGTTCATTCATGAAAGGACTGCAAGTTGGAAACGTACCGTTTGAAATGAGAAATCCTGACGAAAAGATTGCGAGGCACTTCTTTCGACAGAGGACGGAAG CTGAGTCAGTGAAATTATCGCCGTTGGAACACAATGATGAACTGAACGAGGCGATAACACCTTCGCAAAAGGCCATGTTTCCAGGGTTTGCGGCACCTGTGATTCGCTTGAAATCGTTCTCAATGTGGCCAAAGGGACTCCGCCCTCAACCAAACCAATTAGCAGAcgctggatttttttacacag GTAAGGGCGATCGAGTGATGTGCTTCCAGTGCGGGGGCGGCCTTACGAACTGGGACGAGCACTTGTCCCCGTGGACAGAACATGCACTTTGGTTCCCCTCTTGCACATTTGTTGGCATCATGAAAGGCATGCAGTTTGTCGAGCAAGTGCACCAAATGGCTTTGGAG GGAGATATTATGGAGGACACAGAGGACAGTCAAGATCTCAAGAATGGGGAAAA gcCGGCGCTAAAGAAAGAAGACGaggataaaaattgcagagcaaaaa atgCTGGTGAAAATGCAATGATGTGCAAATTATGCGATGAAAATGAGATTCAGACAGTGTCTCTGCCATGTGGACACATGACTTGCTGCCCAAAATGCGCaccaaaactggaaaattgcCTTTTGTGTGGAAAAAACGTTGCTACATCGTTGACAATCTATTTATAA
- the LOC135937197 gene encoding uncharacterized protein LOC135937197, which produces MKAKFPAMNSNQLQAMTCVFFVIAITWHIFQSNKELTQLRKVVFEQEKELVKLRESHDSMKWSMDSLWVDVNREAANLVQTEDDVYLKNLVNQAKSMVDFTMINETAMMDRAIKELKQYAQSELTEKTGGGFENQSIQSLANDIRKFATDFIESKFPPSVKKWFVYYPAEVARISKFVRDESELINYLRREYFVKTSSPEDPYVLNQPHKEDHSGGIVLKYTNLFNNKKSGSFIECGAGDGENTSSTLYLERRLQWSGILVEADPDNFASLIKKQRKSNLVPACITAKDKPEFGKFTASPKGYVRVSDSTHLDSKTGIYVLCFPLKTIYLALEKKEVDLLVLNIGRGVEEEIIKTQPWKDINISVISIVYPSGMNVTELKIHMSQFNYNATGDETGGPLIFVKYNLNV; this is translated from the exons ATGAAAGCCAAATTTCCGGCTATGAATTCGAACCAACTTCAAGCCATGACGTGCGTATTCTTTGTAATCGCAATTACTTGgcacatttttcaaagcaataaGGAATTGACGCAACTGAGGAAAGTG GTATTTGAACAAGAAAAGGAGCTAGTAAAGCTGCGAGAGAGCCACGACTCCATGAAATGGTCCATGGACTCTTTATGGGTGGACGTTAACCGCGAAGCCGCGAATCTGGTTCAGACAGAGGACGAtgtctatttaaaaaacttgGTGAACCAGGCAAAAAGCATGGTGGACTTCACAATGATCAACGAAACAGCCATGATGGATCGGGCTATTAAAGAGCTCAAGCAATACGCGCAGAGTgaattaacagaaaaaactGGCGGAGGCTTTGAAAATCAGTCTATTCAAAGCCTGGCAAATGACATACGAAAGTTTGCGACGGACTTTATAGAATCCAAATTTCCTCCAA GCGTCAAGAAGTGGTTTGTGTATTACCCGGCTGAAG TGGCGAGGATATCTAAATTCGTGAGGGATGAATCAGAGTTGATAAATTACCTGCGGCGTGAATATTTCGTCAAGACAAGTAGCCCTGAAGATCCATACGTCCTGAACCAGCCACACAAAGAAGACCATTCTGGTGGCATAGTGCTCAAGTACACCAATCTTTTCAACAATAAA AAAAGTGGTTCCTTCATTGAGTGTGGAGCTGGTGACGGCGAAAACACCTCGAGTACTCTTTATCTAGAACGCCGTCTACAATGGTCGGGTATTTTGGTTGAAGCAGACCCTGACAACTTTGCATCgcttattaaaaagcaaagaaaGTCCAATCTCGTTCCAGCGTGTATTACCGCCAAAGACAAGCCTGAATTT GGAAAGTTTACGGCATCGCCAAAAGGTTACGTCAGAGTTAGCGATAGCACGCATCTCGACAGCAAAACTGGAATTTACGTCCTTTGCTTTCCCCTGAAAACCATTTATTTAGCTCTAGAAAAGAAAGAGGTCGatcttttagttttaaatattggcaGAGGTGTGGAggaagaaattataaaaacccAGCCGTGgaaagatataaatatttcg gtgatcTCAATCGTCTACCCTTCTGGAATGAATGTCACTGAGCTAAAAATACACATgagtcaatttaattataatgcgACTGGAGATGAAACTGGAGGtccattaatatttgttaaatataatttgaatgtGTAA